A single window of Candidatus Angelobacter sp. DNA harbors:
- a CDS encoding DUF1592 domain-containing protein: LAIGAPRRSPGGDTFRIPADVTQEERVEGLPIGTRGGTLIPYTFPRDGEYEIQIRLTRDRNDEVEGLHESHEVVVLLDRERVASFTVAPPKDRNFDKVDQHLKARIPAKAGPHQLGITFVKNPSELLQTKRQPYQAHFNLHRHPRIGPAIYQVSINGPYESTGPGDTPSRRRIFVSRPAKPEEEEPCAKQILSTLMRRAYRRPVTDADLGKPLEFYRKTRAKEGFEAGIETALSAVLASPEFLFRVEQDPAGLPAHTAYRLGDLELASRLSFFLWSSIPDDELLDTAIRGELHKPKVLEKQVRRMLADDRSRNLVNNFAEQWLYLRNLESLTPDLRLFPDFDDNLRQAFRQETELFFESVMREDRSVLDLLKADYTYLNERLAKHYGIQNVYGSRFRRVALEKDSERGGLLRQGSILTVTSYATRTSPVIRGKWILTNILGTPPPPPLPNVPALKDNTISATLSVRERLAEHRANAQCASCHNLMDPAGFALENFDAVGRWRTFEEGRPIDASGGLPDGSKFTGVSGLEQGLLHRPEIFVGTLTEKLLTFALGRGVEYYDAPAVRRIVRQAKADDFRFSSIILGIVNSTPFTMRRTSP, from the coding sequence GCTCGCGATCGGAGCGCCGCGCCGTTCGCCCGGCGGCGACACGTTCCGAATCCCGGCGGACGTGACGCAAGAGGAGCGCGTCGAGGGGCTGCCGATCGGGACCCGCGGCGGCACGTTGATTCCTTACACGTTTCCGCGGGATGGCGAATACGAAATCCAGATCCGATTGACGCGGGATCGGAACGACGAAGTCGAGGGCTTGCACGAGTCCCATGAGGTCGTCGTGCTGCTCGACCGCGAGCGCGTGGCGTCGTTCACGGTCGCGCCGCCGAAGGACAGGAATTTCGACAAGGTGGACCAGCATTTGAAGGCGCGCATTCCGGCGAAGGCCGGCCCGCATCAACTCGGGATCACGTTCGTGAAGAATCCGTCGGAGTTGCTGCAAACGAAACGCCAGCCTTATCAGGCGCACTTCAATCTGCACCGGCATCCGCGCATCGGCCCGGCCATCTACCAGGTTTCGATCAACGGCCCCTACGAGTCCACGGGACCGGGAGACACGCCGAGCAGGCGGCGGATTTTCGTTTCCAGGCCGGCAAAACCGGAGGAAGAGGAACCCTGCGCAAAGCAAATCCTGTCCACGCTGATGCGCCGCGCCTACCGTCGGCCGGTGACCGACGCCGATCTGGGAAAGCCCCTGGAATTTTATCGGAAGACGCGGGCGAAAGAAGGCTTCGAAGCCGGAATCGAGACGGCCTTGAGCGCGGTGCTCGCGAGTCCGGAGTTCCTGTTCCGTGTCGAACAGGACCCTGCCGGTTTGCCGGCGCACACTGCGTACCGGCTCGGCGACCTCGAACTCGCGTCGCGCCTCTCCTTTTTTCTGTGGAGCAGCATCCCGGATGATGAACTGCTCGATACGGCGATTCGCGGCGAGTTGCACAAGCCGAAGGTGCTGGAGAAGCAGGTGCGACGCATGTTGGCGGACGATCGTTCGCGAAATCTGGTGAACAATTTCGCCGAGCAATGGCTTTACTTGCGCAATCTGGAATCGTTGACGCCGGACCTGCGCCTGTTCCCCGACTTCGATGACAATCTGCGCCAGGCGTTCCGCCAGGAAACCGAACTCTTTTTTGAAAGCGTGATGCGCGAGGACCGCAGCGTGCTCGACCTGCTGAAGGCGGACTACACGTATTTGAACGAACGTCTCGCGAAACACTACGGAATCCAGAATGTCTATGGCAGCCGCTTTCGTCGCGTCGCGCTGGAGAAGGACAGCGAACGCGGCGGCCTGCTGCGGCAGGGCAGCATTCTGACCGTGACGTCCTATGCCACGCGCACCTCGCCGGTGATTCGCGGCAAATGGATTCTCACCAACATTCTTGGGACCCCGCCGCCACCGCCGCTGCCGAACGTGCCCGCGCTGAAGGACAACACGATCTCGGCGACGCTTTCGGTGCGCGAGCGGCTGGCCGAACATCGCGCGAACGCGCAGTGCGCGAGCTGCCATAACCTGATGGACCCGGCCGGCTTTGCGCTGGAGAATTTTGACGCGGTCGGTCGCTGGCGGACGTTTGAAGAAGGCCGGCCGATCGACGCCTCGGGCGGCCTCCCCGATGGCAGCAAGTTCACCGGCGTGTCCGGACTCGAACAAGGTTTGCTGCATCGCCCGGAGATTTTTGTCGGGACTCTGACGGAAAAACTTCTGACCTTCGCGCTGGGTCGCGGCGTCGAATACTACGACGCCCCGGCGGTCCGCCGGATTGTGCGCCAGGCGAAAGCAGATGACTTTCGCTTTTCATCGATTATCCTTGGAATTGTGAACAGCACGCCGTTTACGATGAGGAGGACTTCACCGTGA